The region ATCTCAAAACCTGTTAGTCATTCCATCGCGACTGCCGGAAAGGTCACGCGTCTCCGTTCCCTGCGACCTCCCTGTGTGCAGTTTTACTCCCCCTGGTGCCGGATCTGCAAGCAGCTGGACCCGACCTGGCACCGGATCGGCTCCGAGCTCAAAAGCGCCGGATCGCCCGTCAACGTGGGCAAATGCGACGCCACCGCCAACACGGGTGAGAACCCCCCACTCCGCCATCGGCGCTGAAGTGTCTCCACGGTAACGCTGCTCGCCTTCTGCCCGCAGGCTTGGCCAAAGAGTTCAAAGTTCGCACGTATCCCGCCATCTTCATGTGAGTTTGCAGCACGTGGCGTTGTGAtgtcatgatgatgtcatcacggTCACATTTCAGGTGGAAGAAGGACCTGAAGTATCTTCACTTAGGCCCCCGAACCACCGACGCCATCATTGAATTTGCTCACAGAGTTAGCGGGTGAGGGtggcacgcacgcgcacgcacacgcacacgcacacactaacaattattgtgttgtttttgtcatgtgtgtTGTTTTCAGTCCGCTGATTCGCCCTTTGACCAGCGTGCAACTCTTCCAGCACGCTTTAAGTCGTCATGATGTCATGTTTGTGTATATCGGAGCATCATCACCACTCAAAGtaacgcgcacgcgcacgcacacgcacacgcatgcacgccgACCTGTGACTGGTGACCTGTGTTTGCAGGGTGAGTACTCGTCAGTGGCTCAGGAGATGATCGTATCGACGTTGTTCTTCTCGGCCAGCAGAGACGTCCTTCCCAAGGTCGGAATGTCAAGATGAgcacgtgcgcgcgcacgcacgcacgtgctgACGTGGTGTTTTTCAGGCCGTGTCGCTTCCCGCTCTTCCGGCCGTGGCGGTCTTCAAAGATGGCGCTTGCCTCTGCTACGACGGTGGGAATTAACCCGACCTCTGACCCTTGGCTCTTGAacgctgacctttgacctcctCAACACATTTCAGAGGCTAAGGATGGCTCGCTCAAGGCCTGGATCCGAACGGAGCGATTTGCCAACTTTGCCCAAGTGGACAACTACTTGCTGTACGCCATGGGAGACTCGGGTGAGCGCACGTGCACGCGCACATGCGCacgtgcacacactcacaccaaggttattttagttaactaaaactaacgaaacaAAAGTTACtacaacaaaaattcaaaaaacaattttgttaatgaaataaaatgaaaaagaaaatgcattttaaaaaaccaaaactaactataattatcgtgaaaatgtccttggttttagtctttggtcatgagtttaatgcatgagcctttggggatgattttgaatgtgatttgaagtagatttattttttatattaactggaataaggacatttgaaagtgtcacacacAAGTGACgccatctagcagcagccaataggaaagcaccttcagatgacgtcgctctcCTGGTGGTTTtgaaatattgcgcacaagtaatacactttaaaaaaaattcaaactaatactgaaactaaacgtttattaaataactcaaactaataagaactaacagaaccaccttgaaaacgaataaaaacaaactctatttcaaaaaaacaaaactcaaaaggaACTAAAATGAAGATTTCAAAACTGTAATATTCTTGACTCACACACGCTTTTGCGGCCCACTTTTGTGTTTGAACAGGGAAGTTGATTCTGTTGGCGCTGTTTGACGACGACGGCGCCAGCCAAGAAAATCTCAGGTATGACCTCCGACCTGCGTGAGGCACTTCCTGCCTGACCTTCTTGTCGCACCTTCAGCTACAAAAGTCTGGTGTGGAAAGTTTCGCAAGACTACAAAGATGTCTACGGCAGGTCAGCAAGTGGTCaggcttttattgtgaaaatctAGCGCATCTGCTGATCCGGTTTCCCTTCCCACAGAAACGTTCACTTTGGCTTCATGGAGGGCGACCAATACATCAACGGGCTCATCATGGGGTGAGtacgtgcacgcacgcacgtgcacgcacgcacgtgcacgcacgcatgtgcacgcacgcacgtgcacgTTTGTTCAGCATGTGACTGGTGTTTTGCGGCGCGTTCAGCGAGCTGCTCCTTCCGGCCGTCGTCATGTTGAATCTGTCCAGCGACAGCTACTTCCTGCCGCCGGCCCCGCTGGAGACGgagcgccacctgctggacttTGTGGATCAGGTTCTGGACGGCAGCATCCAGGCAAGTCCGCCAAAAAGCGCCGGCAGAAAAGCGGACGAGCTTCTCACGCCACTTTTGTCTTCTTTCAGGCCCGCGGAGGAAACGGGCTGACTCAGCGAGTCCGACGGTTGCTTTACGACGCCAAAGTCACGCTCTTGGTACGTGCACGCGGCCGAGCGGCCGAGCGGCCGAGCGGCCGAGCGTCCTGGCGCCGGCCACGCGCACGCGCCTGACCGTCCGTCTGCCTTTGTGTCCGTCCAGCCGCTGTTGAGCGAGGCGCCGCTGCTGGCCGGCTTCCTGCTGGCCTTCCCGTTGGTTCTCTTGGGCGCGCTGAGCTTGCTGCGCCGGAAGTCCCGGAAGTCCCGGTCCAATGACCACGACCACGATGACCGACACGTGACCGTCTTCTCCCGGAGACAAACACCCGACAAGAAGTCAGATTGACGCCGATCGGCACAAcgtgacaagaaaaacaaatgggCTCGGCTTCCGGATGACTTTTTGAAGCGAGAAATGACGCCACAGATTCCGACATGAGCAACTTTGCTAGTTGAACAGACGTCGAGTGTTGTCAATTGTCTTGTCACGTGAGCGCTCCAATTAGTGTCCGTTGTACTTGTAAGCGcaagacaataaaaaatgggaccAAAAAATGGATGTAGTTGATGAGACATTCATTCGCTGGCGTTTTGAGAGACGTGTTGAAGAACGATTGGAagtctgtttgtttgtctgtcagCTTTTCTCGGATTTGAACGGAGACAAGCTGGTCAAATGAGTTTCCGAGGCGACAGGCTGAGGAGCTCGctcacccgtttttttttttttttagggggggggggcagctgaGCTGGGTAGGGCATCGGAACGCGACGCCGTCATTCATGGGGCCGTCCGCATTTTGCAACATGCGACCTCTGACCTCTGAGGGAACATGTCGTCAAAAAAGCTCCGCCCTCCATACTTGAGGACTTATTTGGGATCATTATTGCTCAAAGCTCAAAACAAtcaattgattgattaattgggCACGATTGTCAAATCATTGATATTGTATTACAGTTATCCATTTAATCTTATCTAATTGTGTTGACATTtaggttttatttattgattgttttgtgtgtgtctaaAAATGGATCGCAATGAATTTGGCAGCCCAGCAAGACGAGCTGCTAAATGGAGCTctcaaaaagcaaaaacaacataTAGAGCTGGAGGTAAAGGGCCCCTCAAACTGAAATCTTCCTTTGGGCAAGGGCGGCTGAGCCCCCCAGGCAGGCACATCCCACCCAgttggctgaagtggctggggacaggAAAGTCCAGCCTCCGCGTGACCCGGATAAGCccaagaagatggatggatgaggaatggatgaaaaaaaagattgaattgTTTAGGGTTCTCTTCAtgatcctcctcctcctcctcactgtAGGCGGGGTCGTTATTTAAGGTTAATTGGGGTCAGGCCATTCTAACCCTAGAACAGGTGTTCCTTTTCATGGTATTAcctacctgtttttttaaaataattatttaatcatttttgaaacCGCATCCATTTAGAAGATGCGATGTCTTTTCGCTTGTTTGTAATCAACTTCTTTCCAGGTCACGTTCAATTCTATCAAAATAAAAGAGCACGGCCTTCCCTTATTGTGAAAGGTCGGCGCAGCCGCGGACGCTTCCTGGAGGCGCAAGTCAAGCATCTAGCTAGCGGCTAACAGGCTGCTAGCCGAGTGTTTTAGCCAAAGTGACGATTAAGAGGTCTAACCGAACGGAACCGCCGGACGCTCTTCATGCCGGCGAGCGGCTGACGTCGCCCCAGGAACTTGTGGGCTCTCGTGCgccgtctccatggcaacggAAGACTTTTACGAGGTGACGCTAACATGCTAACGCGGGCTAACTTGGAGAAAAGTTGCAGAGTGGCCGCGGAGTGACGTCATGTCAACTCAATCTCGTCAAATGCGCATTGGGGAAGGCGCGTGGCGCGACGCGACGCGTTTATAGGCTAGCTAAGTGAAAGTTTGACATGAATGTGGACGTGGGATGAAGTTGATGAACTCATTGGGCTGCGTGCTGCCCGCAGGTGGATCGGATCGTGGACAAGCGCAAGAACCGGAAAGGGCGGACGGAGTACCTGGTCCGCTGGCGAGGCTACGGCTGCGAAGGCGACACGTGGGAGCCCGAGAGTCACCTGACCACCTGCATGGCCTTCGTGCACGACTTCAACCGGCGGCACAGAGACGCCACCATGATGCGCTCCACCCGCAGCTACCTGTGCGCCGGGCGACTTCCGCCCGCCGCCAGCCCGGAAGCCGTCTTGGACCCTGGGCCCGCCCCGGCTCATCCGCCCAACGGACTGGAGGGCAAGTCGTCAGCAGGCGACATGCCGGCGTTCCAGATGCCGGCGCCCCTGATGCCGGCGCCCCTGATGCCGGCGCCCCTGATGCCGACGCCCCTGATGCCGACGCCTCTGGTGGGCCCCGCCCGCCGCAGCCTGGACTTGTCTAAAAGCGGGATCAAGATCCTGGTGCCCCGAAGCCCCATGAACAGCCCCCTGGACGCCGAGGAGTCGCCCAGCGAGGCGGCCCACAACACGGACGCCGGCGCCCGCGACGCCCACGATGTGCCCCCCGAGGTTGCCCTGGAGCAACCGGCCGGCGTGCAGCTGGGCCCGGGGGAGCTGCGTGCCCGCATGGGGATCAGGTCGCGGGGCCACAACCCCGCGGCCCTGACGCTCGCTGCCGTGCGAGCCCTCAACGGAGGAACAGGTAAGAGGAAGGTCAAGTGCTCACTTTAGACACGTCTGCAATTTGCAGTCCATTCGGCTCGTCTCATGTCAAAAGAAAGAATGTCAAGTGTGAGCCTCCTCGCTCAAACCGTTTCCCAGTTGTGGCCCGTCAAAGTGTGGTCGCCACGCCTGGGAAATTGCACACCAAATTTTGGGCCATATTCGGAGGCCCTCGGTACCTTGGCGCTGAGAGCAGCCGGTCCCCGTGCTagcaagttagccagcattagttagcggtcggattaacgtTATTGTTAGAAGGTTCGAGCCGTTACATTATAACTAGaattgacttttcttttcttttgaccTTTCACCATGAATCCGCCTCGTGTCCTGCCCAtgttagctgcagatttgaaagggggcgtgtcactgtgtgtcacatgacagattagcagagacaagatttgacaaaatcGTTGCATTTTCGTTTCtgttcatgaaataaaatgtccatcgattttagtccagttgttatgaagtgaagtacattttcgtctcgtcttcattagtcggtGAAGATGCTTACTGATTTCGTCTCACTTGTTGTTTATTCATGAGGGTTCGAATCTAGTCTAGTCTGGTGAAAAacgtgtgttgacgaaattctTTTTGTTCAGTTTTGGTTGACGAAATGAACACTAAAAggtggggggaggggttgaAAATTGTGAGGGTGGAGTTGGCGCTCTTCTCTTTCTACGGGCTCACCGCCTGTAGAAGGGGTCGGGTGCAGAGCGAGCTGGGTGGCGGCCAAGTCCGGGTTGCCGACCGACTTTGCGTCCGCTTCAGGCGCGGCGGGCACGAGGGAGGACGGCGGTGGGACGTCGGCGCTCACCGTGGCGACGGGCGCCCCGGCCAAGCGGCGTCCGGAGGAGCGCGCCGCTTTCGACAAACGTTTACGCTTCAGCGTGCGTCAGACGGAGAGTGCCTACCGCTACCGCGACATCGTAGTCAAGAGGCAAGACGGCTTGACGCACATCCTGCTGTCCACCAAGAGCTCGGAGAACAACGCGCTCAACCCCGAGGTGCCGCCGCCGAGCACGCCGAGCACGCCGTGCCTCCTCCTCTCACCTTTGCCGTGTTCTGGCCGCAGGTGATGAAGGAGATCCAGAGCGCCATGGCGACGGCGGCGTCCGACGATAGCAAGCTGGTGCTGCTGGGCGCCGTCGGCAGCGTCTTCTGCGGCGGCCTGGACTTGCTCCACTTGCTGGCACGCCTGACGGACGACAGGAAGAAGGAGAGCGTCAAGATGGCCGAAACCATCAGGTAAGTCGGTGGTTGGTCTCCATAGAGCCGAGGAGGGGTGTGCTGACTTTTGTGACGTGCCTCAGGACCTTTGTGAACACGTTCATCCAGTTCCGCAAGCCCATCGTGG is a window of Vanacampus margaritifer isolate UIUO_Vmar chromosome 2, RoL_Vmar_1.0, whole genome shotgun sequence DNA encoding:
- the LOC144044111 gene encoding protein disulfide-isomerase tmx3a-like, coding for MSEEAGSAIFKLAALLLCARVAPLWAFVDELDDSLLETRQLEDVWLIKFYSPWCRICKQLDPTWHRIGSELKSAGSPVNVGKCDATANTGLAKEFKVRTYPAIFMWKKDLKYLHLGPRTTDAIIEFAHRVSGPLIRPLTSVQLFQHALSRHDVMFVYIGASSPLKGEYSSVAQEMIVSTLFFSASRDVLPKAVSLPALPAVAVFKDGACLCYDEAKDGSLKAWIRTERFANFAQVDNYLLYAMGDSGKLILLALFDDDGASQENLSYKSLVWKVSQDYKDVYGRNVHFGFMEGDQYINGLIMGELLLPAVVMLNLSSDSYFLPPAPLETERHLLDFVDQVLDGSIQARGGNGLTQRVRRLLYDAKVTLLPLLSEAPLLAGFLLAFPLVLLGALSLLRRKSRKSRSNDHDHDDRHVTVFSRRQTPDKKSD
- the cdyl gene encoding chromodomain Y-like protein — translated: MATEDFYEVDRIVDKRKNRKGRTEYLVRWRGYGCEGDTWEPESHLTTCMAFVHDFNRRHRDATMMRSTRSYLCAGRLPPAASPEAVLDPGPAPAHPPNGLEGKSSAGDMPAFQMPAPLMPAPLMPAPLMPTPLMPTPLVGPARRSLDLSKSGIKILVPRSPMNSPLDAEESPSEAAHNTDAGARDAHDVPPEVALEQPAGVQLGPGELRARMGIRSRGHNPAALTLAAVRALNGGTGAAGTREDGGGTSALTVATGAPAKRRPEERAAFDKRLRFSVRQTESAYRYRDIVVKRQDGLTHILLSTKSSENNALNPEVMKEIQSAMATAASDDSKLVLLGAVGSVFCGGLDLLHLLARLTDDRKKESVKMAETIRTFVNTFIQFRKPIVAAVNGPALGLGAAILPLCDVVWANEKSWFQTPYAAYGQTPDACSTFTFPRIMGPPAANELLLSGRKLTAQEACAKGLVSQVLWPGTFTQEVALRVKELLAVDSLVLRESKALLRNSSRSSLEQTNECECEALKRIWGSSQGTDAILQHLQRSKEPY